From Streptomyces sp. TLI_105, the proteins below share one genomic window:
- a CDS encoding iron chelate uptake ABC transporter family permease subunit — protein sequence MSAPRATVPRPATLRVEVGPFGAAVRLRVLLTVVALVLVGFAGLVASVSLGTYAIPVGDVLGAVLSTGDGAADLIIQQLRLPRALTALLVGAAFGLAGAVYQAVTRNPLASPDLIGISAGAGVGAVGAILFGGVTAAGAATFGAVPFGALAGALLTSAVIYLLAFRDGTITGYRFVLVGIAANGALVALTRWMLARADIDQASRAMVWLTGSLNGRGYEHVQWSGLALALLLPLSLALARPYQLLQYDDDTARSLGVPLRHARIALLVLATCLTALATSAAGPIAFIALGAPQIARRLAGTPGIPMVCSALTGAVLLVLADLAARTVLDPTELPVGVVTGAVGAPYLLLLLARTNRAGKGG from the coding sequence ATGAGCGCCCCGCGGGCGACCGTCCCGCGCCCGGCCACCCTCCGCGTGGAAGTCGGCCCGTTCGGCGCCGCCGTCCGCCTCCGAGTGCTCCTCACCGTCGTCGCGCTGGTCCTGGTGGGCTTCGCGGGCCTCGTCGCCTCGGTGTCGCTCGGCACCTACGCCATCCCCGTCGGCGACGTCCTGGGGGCCGTCCTCAGTACCGGCGACGGCGCGGCCGACCTGATCATCCAGCAGCTGCGGCTGCCCCGCGCCCTCACAGCCCTGCTGGTCGGCGCGGCGTTCGGCCTGGCCGGCGCCGTCTACCAGGCCGTCACCCGCAATCCGCTCGCCAGCCCCGACCTCATCGGCATCTCGGCGGGTGCCGGCGTCGGCGCGGTCGGCGCCATCCTGTTCGGCGGCGTCACCGCCGCAGGGGCCGCGACGTTCGGCGCCGTGCCCTTCGGAGCGCTGGCCGGCGCACTGCTCACCTCCGCCGTCATCTACCTGCTGGCCTTCCGGGACGGCACCATCACCGGCTACCGCTTCGTGCTCGTCGGCATCGCCGCGAACGGCGCTCTGGTCGCCCTCACCCGCTGGATGCTCGCCCGCGCCGACATCGACCAGGCGTCGCGCGCCATGGTCTGGCTGACCGGCAGCCTCAACGGACGCGGCTACGAGCACGTCCAGTGGTCCGGGCTCGCCCTGGCGCTCCTGCTTCCGCTGTCCCTCGCGCTGGCCCGCCCGTACCAACTCCTCCAGTACGACGACGACACGGCCCGCAGCCTCGGGGTCCCGCTCCGGCACGCCCGCATCGCGCTGCTCGTCCTCGCCACCTGCCTGACCGCGCTCGCCACCTCGGCGGCCGGCCCGATCGCCTTCATCGCCCTCGGCGCACCGCAGATCGCCCGCCGGCTCGCGGGCACCCCCGGCATCCCCATGGTGTGCAGCGCGCTCACCGGCGCCGTCCTGCTCGTCCTCGCCGACCTCGCCGCCCGGACCGTCCTGGACCCGACCGAACTGCCCGTCGGCGTGGTCACCGGCGCCGTCGGCGCCCCCTACCTGCTGCTGCTCCTCGCCCGCACCAACCGGGCCGGAAAGGGAGGCTGA
- a CDS encoding ABC transporter ATP-binding protein has protein sequence MTSQLTDAVAALAGTGLRLGYGDRVVAEDLDLAIPSGKVTALVGPNACGKSTALRALARLLKPAGGTVHLDGEDIAGMSARDFALRLSLLPQAPSAPDGITVRDLVARGRTPHQRWWRQWSSTDETAVDAALAATGATDLATRSIDELSGGQRQRVWIAMALAQDTPVLLLDEPTTYLDLAHQVDVLELVAELNRTDGRTVVMVLHELNLACRYADHLVAMRDGRVIAAGAPSDIVTPALVQEVFGLRATVIACPVAGTPLVVPEGGRRTAPV, from the coding sequence ATGACCTCACAGCTCACCGACGCCGTCGCCGCCCTCGCCGGCACCGGACTGCGCCTCGGGTACGGCGACCGCGTCGTCGCCGAGGACCTCGACCTGGCCATCCCGTCGGGCAAGGTCACCGCGCTCGTCGGCCCCAACGCCTGCGGCAAGTCCACGGCCCTGCGCGCCCTCGCCCGCCTCCTGAAGCCGGCCGGCGGCACCGTCCACCTGGACGGCGAGGACATCGCCGGCATGTCCGCCCGCGACTTCGCGCTGCGCCTCTCCCTGCTCCCCCAGGCCCCCAGCGCGCCCGACGGCATCACCGTCCGGGACCTGGTGGCCCGCGGTCGCACGCCGCACCAGCGCTGGTGGCGCCAGTGGTCCTCGACCGACGAGACCGCCGTGGACGCCGCCCTGGCCGCCACCGGAGCCACGGACCTGGCGACCCGGTCCATCGACGAACTCTCCGGAGGCCAGCGCCAGCGCGTCTGGATCGCCATGGCCCTCGCCCAGGACACCCCCGTCCTGTTGCTCGACGAGCCCACGACCTATCTGGACCTGGCCCACCAGGTCGACGTCCTCGAACTGGTCGCCGAACTCAACCGCACCGACGGCCGCACGGTGGTGATGGTCCTCCACGAGCTCAACCTCGCCTGCCGCTACGCGGACCATCTCGTCGCCATGCGCGACGGTCGCGTCATCGCCGCCGGCGCCCCCTCGGACATCGTCACCCCGGCCCTGGTGCAGGAGGTCTTCGGCCTGCGCGCCACGGTCATCGCCTGCCCGGTCGCCGGCACACCGCTGGTCGTACCGGAAGGCGGCCGCCGCACCGCGCCGGTGTGA
- a CDS encoding 2Fe-2S iron-sulfur cluster-binding protein: MVSAFSAARQAEDAEKAAQRKAAPSAPRPAPAQPDAPVPGCRGIEVTDTTVCLPPGVRLALTALGRDPDRLRSERLTSAAAPTERVAGTVQDVVVVDRGVKPSLTAGPTESVLDAGLKAGLDLPYSCKEGACGTCRATTVCGRVAPGDCELDPREIADGSALTYRTRPGTATVSPTLGRRQETPLTDHRTDEPVIDETPARGSARVHCPSRATR; the protein is encoded by the coding sequence ATGGTCTCGGCCTTCTCTGCCGCCCGGCAGGCCGAGGACGCCGAGAAGGCCGCGCAGCGCAAGGCCGCCCCCTCCGCGCCGCGGCCCGCCCCGGCGCAGCCCGACGCACCCGTCCCCGGCTGCCGTGGGATCGAGGTCACCGACACGACCGTGTGCCTGCCCCCGGGCGTACGGCTCGCCCTCACGGCGCTCGGACGGGACCCCGACCGCCTGCGAAGCGAGCGCTTGACCTCCGCCGCCGCCCCGACGGAGCGCGTGGCCGGTACGGTCCAGGACGTGGTCGTCGTCGACCGGGGCGTCAAGCCCTCCCTGACCGCCGGCCCGACGGAGTCCGTCCTCGACGCCGGACTCAAGGCCGGCCTCGACCTGCCGTACTCCTGCAAGGAGGGCGCCTGCGGCACCTGCCGAGCCACGACGGTCTGCGGCCGGGTCGCTCCGGGCGACTGCGAGCTCGACCCGCGGGAGATCGCCGACGGCTCCGCCCTGACCTACCGCACCCGGCCTGGCACGGCCACGGTCTCCCCGACCCTCGGTCGGCGTCAGGAAACCCCCCTCACCGACCACCGGACCGACGAACCGGTGATCGACGAGACACCTGCGAGGGGCAGCGCACGGGTGCACTGCCCCTCGCGGGCGACGCGGTGA
- a CDS encoding metalloregulator ArsR/SmtB family transcription factor codes for MTRPASAADAAIESVSVLSEELRRRMFDFIRRARRPVTRDEAAAHVGVSRKLAAFHLDKLVDAGLLRAHYGSPGGIRKVGRQPKVYEPTDTPIRVSIPDRRHELLADLLLQAVLTEGEDETGVQAAIRTAAERGLDLGETERSQARPGRLGVERGLTFCERMLDQHGFEPEREGPTRLRLRNCPFHPLAAKAPDLVCGMNHAFLTGYLQGLRATAVQAVLAPRPGECCVELGQADAAEEEGTG; via the coding sequence ATGACCCGACCGGCCTCCGCCGCCGACGCGGCAATCGAATCCGTCAGCGTGCTCAGCGAGGAGCTGCGACGCCGGATGTTCGACTTCATCCGCCGCGCCCGCCGCCCCGTGACCCGTGACGAGGCCGCCGCCCACGTGGGCGTGTCCCGCAAGCTCGCCGCCTTCCACCTCGACAAACTCGTCGATGCCGGCCTGTTGCGCGCCCACTACGGAAGCCCGGGCGGCATCCGTAAGGTCGGACGGCAGCCCAAGGTCTACGAACCCACGGACACCCCGATCCGTGTGAGCATCCCCGACCGCCGCCACGAACTTCTGGCCGACCTGCTGCTGCAGGCCGTCCTGACCGAGGGCGAGGACGAGACCGGCGTCCAGGCCGCGATCCGCACCGCTGCGGAGCGGGGGCTGGATCTGGGCGAAACGGAGCGCTCGCAGGCCCGCCCCGGTCGGCTGGGCGTCGAGAGGGGGCTCACCTTCTGCGAGCGCATGCTCGATCAGCACGGATTCGAGCCCGAGCGGGAGGGCCCCACCCGGCTGAGGCTGCGCAACTGCCCGTTCCACCCCCTCGCCGCCAAGGCGCCGGACCTCGTCTGCGGTATGAACCACGCCTTTCTCACCGGCTACCTGCAAGGCTTGCGGGCCACCGCCGTCCAGGCCGTCCTCGCCCCCCGCCCCGGGGAGTGCTGCGTCGAACTGGGTCAGGCTGACGCCGCTGAGGAAGAAGGAACCGGCTGA
- a CDS encoding DUF2231 domain-containing protein, protein MAEPLQHRAKQPVSASLAGPYGHPFHPILVTVPIGAWVGSLVFDIASRVVDDPDFLSRGAMWLIAVGVIGALAAALVGFLDLLAIPAGTRAFRVGLIHMTLNLLVTGAYVGNFLWRHAGDGPSGSVGAGQLALNAMSMAVLGVSGWLGGKLAYHYGVRVADETTQAEGFRPGHGGPSD, encoded by the coding sequence ATGGCCGAGCCGCTGCAGCACAGGGCCAAGCAGCCGGTCAGCGCCTCGCTCGCCGGCCCGTACGGGCACCCCTTCCATCCGATCCTGGTGACGGTCCCGATCGGCGCCTGGGTCGGCAGTCTCGTCTTCGACATCGCCTCACGCGTCGTGGACGATCCCGACTTCCTGTCCCGGGGAGCGATGTGGCTCATCGCTGTCGGCGTCATCGGCGCTCTGGCCGCGGCGCTGGTCGGCTTCCTGGACCTGCTGGCCATCCCGGCCGGCACCCGCGCCTTCCGGGTGGGCCTGATCCACATGACGCTGAACCTGCTGGTGACCGGCGCCTACGTGGGCAACTTTTTGTGGCGGCACGCGGGCGACGGACCGTCCGGCAGCGTCGGGGCGGGGCAGCTCGCGCTCAACGCCATGAGCATGGCCGTGCTCGGCGTGTCCGGATGGCTGGGCGGAAAGCTCGCCTACCACTACGGCGTACGGGTCGCGGACGAGACCACGCAGGCCGAAGGGTTCCGACCCGGCCACGGCGGCCCCTCCGACTGA
- the folE gene encoding GTP cyclohydrolase I FolE, which translates to MDLAAAELAAGQFLRALGISTDSESVRDTPGRMARAYAELFSPRPFDLTTFPNDEGYDELVLARSIPLRSVCQHHMLPFTGTAHIGYLPGRRILGLSKLARVLEHFACRPQVQERLTKQVADWLQNHLDPKGVGVVIQAEHTCMTLRGVQATGATTMTSTLLGLLRTDARSRSEFLTLTGLPG; encoded by the coding sequence ATGGACCTCGCGGCCGCGGAACTCGCGGCCGGACAGTTCCTGCGGGCCCTCGGCATCAGCACCGATTCCGAGAGCGTGCGGGACACCCCCGGCCGGATGGCCCGCGCCTACGCCGAACTGTTCAGCCCCCGCCCGTTCGATCTGACGACCTTCCCCAACGACGAGGGCTACGACGAACTGGTCCTCGCCCGCAGCATCCCCCTGCGATCGGTCTGCCAGCACCACATGCTGCCCTTCACCGGGACCGCCCACATCGGCTACCTCCCGGGCCGACGCATCCTGGGCCTGTCGAAGCTCGCCCGCGTCCTGGAGCACTTCGCCTGCCGTCCCCAGGTCCAGGAACGCCTCACCAAACAGGTCGCCGACTGGCTCCAGAACCACCTGGACCCCAAAGGCGTCGGCGTCGTCATCCAGGCCGAACACACCTGCATGACCCTGCGCGGCGTCCAGGCGACCGGCGCCACCACGATGACCTCCACCCTCCTCGGCCTGCTGCGCACCGACGCCCGCTCGCGCAGTGAATTCCTCACCCTCACCGGCCTGCCCGGCTGA
- a CDS encoding FAD-dependent oxidoreductase, producing the protein MTAIATDHLPVLVIGAGPAGLAAAAHLVERGLEPLVLEAGPAAGAAVRDWSHVRLFSTWGELTDPAAEKLLAPTGWVRPDAKTCPTGGDWAEKYLRPLADVLGDKVHFGATVTGVSRAGRDRIVDADREAQPFVVHVAHADGREERLFVRAVIDASGTWSTPSPAGASGLPALGEKAAADRLAYRVPDLKGPAARARYAGKRTAVIGSGASAFTALASLADLAESEDGEGTKAVWILRRGISGSTFGGGTADQLPARGALGLAAKAAVEEGHADAVTGFRTDAIERDGERLVLVGEDGRRLDPVDEVIVLTGFRPDLSFLDELRLGLDERLQAPVALAPLIDPNQHSCGTVYPHGVNELSHPEQGVYLVGMKSYGRAPTFLALTGYEQVRSVVAAIAGDREAAERVELVLPETGVCGGAGLFDQPDTEQSAEGGGCCAPAPALIRLGTADQAPSCGS; encoded by the coding sequence GTGACCGCCATCGCCACCGACCACCTGCCCGTCCTCGTGATCGGTGCCGGGCCCGCGGGCCTGGCCGCCGCCGCCCACCTCGTCGAGCGCGGTCTCGAACCGCTCGTCCTGGAGGCCGGACCGGCCGCGGGTGCGGCGGTGCGCGACTGGTCGCACGTCCGGCTGTTCTCCACCTGGGGCGAGCTCACCGACCCGGCCGCCGAGAAGCTCCTCGCCCCGACCGGCTGGGTGAGGCCCGACGCGAAGACGTGTCCGACCGGCGGCGACTGGGCGGAGAAGTACCTCCGGCCGCTGGCCGACGTCCTCGGCGACAAGGTCCACTTCGGTGCGACGGTCACCGGTGTCTCCCGCGCCGGCCGCGACCGGATCGTCGACGCGGACCGCGAGGCCCAGCCCTTCGTCGTCCACGTCGCCCACGCCGACGGACGCGAAGAACGACTCTTCGTCCGCGCGGTGATCGACGCCTCCGGCACCTGGTCCACCCCCAGCCCGGCCGGCGCCTCCGGCCTGCCGGCCCTCGGCGAGAAGGCCGCCGCCGACCGCCTCGCCTACCGCGTCCCCGACCTCAAGGGCCCGGCCGCCCGCGCCCGTTACGCGGGCAAGCGCACCGCCGTGATCGGCTCCGGCGCCTCCGCGTTCACAGCGCTCGCCTCACTCGCCGACCTGGCCGAGTCCGAGGACGGCGAGGGGACGAAGGCCGTGTGGATCCTGCGCCGCGGCATCTCCGGCTCCACCTTCGGCGGCGGCACCGCCGACCAGCTCCCCGCCCGCGGTGCCCTCGGCCTCGCCGCCAAGGCCGCCGTCGAGGAGGGTCACGCCGACGCCGTCACCGGCTTCCGTACGGACGCGATCGAGCGCGACGGCGAGCGGCTCGTCCTCGTCGGCGAAGACGGCCGCCGCCTCGACCCGGTCGACGAGGTCATCGTCCTCACCGGCTTCCGCCCCGACCTCTCCTTCCTCGACGAACTGCGCCTGGGCCTCGACGAACGCCTCCAGGCCCCCGTCGCCCTCGCCCCGCTCATCGACCCGAACCAGCACTCCTGCGGCACCGTCTACCCGCACGGCGTCAACGAGTTGTCCCACCCGGAGCAGGGCGTCTACCTGGTCGGCATGAAGTCCTACGGCCGCGCCCCCACCTTCCTCGCCCTCACCGGCTACGAGCAGGTCCGCTCCGTCGTCGCCGCCATCGCGGGCGACCGCGAGGCCGCCGAACGCGTCGAGCTCGTCCTCCCGGAGACCGGGGTCTGCGGCGGCGCGGGCCTTTTCGACCAGCCGGACACGGAGCAGTCGGCAGAGGGCGGCGGCTGCTGCGCCCCGGCCCCGGCGCTGATCCGGCTCGGCACCGCCGACCAGGCGCCGTCCTGCGGCTCGTGA
- a CDS encoding helix-turn-helix transcriptional regulator, protein MSNAVALPLLQSDVAPCCPPLAERPLTAEEAERTAKMFKALGDPVRLRLFSAVASHEGGEACVCDISDVGVSQPTVSHHLKKLKEAGLLSSERRGTWVYYRVEPAVLAAMGQLLTKAAAA, encoded by the coding sequence ATGTCGAATGCCGTCGCGTTGCCGCTGCTCCAGTCGGACGTCGCTCCCTGCTGCCCACCGTTGGCCGAGCGCCCGTTGACCGCCGAGGAAGCCGAGCGGACGGCGAAGATGTTCAAGGCGCTCGGCGACCCCGTCCGCCTGCGGCTGTTCTCCGCCGTCGCCTCGCACGAGGGCGGCGAGGCGTGCGTGTGCGACATCTCCGACGTCGGCGTCTCCCAGCCCACGGTGTCCCACCACCTGAAGAAGCTGAAGGAGGCCGGGCTGCTGTCCTCCGAGCGGCGCGGCACCTGGGTGTACTACCGGGTCGAGCCCGCCGTCCTTGCCGCCATGGGGCAGCTGCTGACCAAGGCGGCCGCCGCGTGA
- a CDS encoding GNAT family N-acetyltransferase — protein MTTSALVVPLTAAHADEVIAIYQAGIDEGDATFETTAPTWAEFDAAKLPEHRFAAVDEAGRVLGWVAATKVSDRCAYAGVVEHSVYVHPDARGRGVASVLLKALIDSTEAAGIWTIQSGIFPENAASLAVHERAGFRVIGTRERIGRHHGVWRDTVLVERRSSSVT, from the coding sequence GTGACCACCTCCGCCCTGGTGGTGCCCCTCACGGCGGCTCATGCCGACGAGGTGATCGCGATCTACCAGGCCGGCATCGACGAGGGCGACGCCACCTTCGAGACCACCGCCCCCACGTGGGCGGAGTTCGACGCGGCCAAGCTGCCCGAGCACCGTTTCGCCGCCGTGGACGAGGCCGGTCGCGTCCTCGGCTGGGTCGCCGCCACCAAGGTCTCCGACCGGTGCGCGTATGCCGGCGTCGTCGAGCACTCCGTCTACGTCCACCCCGACGCCCGAGGCCGGGGTGTCGCCTCCGTGCTGCTGAAGGCGCTCATCGACTCCACCGAGGCGGCCGGGATCTGGACCATCCAGTCCGGCATCTTCCCCGAGAACGCCGCCAGCCTCGCCGTTCACGAGCGCGCCGGATTCCGGGTGATCGGCACCCGCGAGCGCATCGGACGGCATCACGGGGTCTGGCGCGACACCGTCCTCGTCGAGCGCCGCAGCAGCAGCGTGACATAA
- a CDS encoding TSUP family transporter, with amino-acid sequence MGVAGGELLIPTIVLLFALDIKAAGSLSLLVSLPTMLVAFARYSRDGSFAVLGADGSFAVLGADGSFAVTMIGGSVAGALVGGLLLGVVPDLLLVPALAVVLLVSAVKVARHD; translated from the coding sequence ATGGGCGTGGCCGGCGGCGAGCTGCTGATCCCCACGATCGTGCTGCTGTTCGCCCTCGACATCAAAGCGGCGGGCAGCCTGTCGCTGCTGGTGTCCCTACCGACCATGCTGGTGGCCTTCGCCCGCTACAGCCGGGACGGCAGCTTCGCGGTACTCGGTGCCGACGGCAGCTTCGCGGTACTCGGTGCCGACGGCAGCTTCGCGGTGACCATGATCGGCGGTTCCGTCGCCGGTGCACTGGTGGGTGGACTGCTGCTCGGGGTCGTCCCGGATCTTCTGCTGGTTCCTGCCCTGGCCGTTGTTCTGCTGGTCTCCGCCGTCAAGGTCGCCCGGCACGACTGA
- a CDS encoding ArsO family NAD(P)H-dependent flavin-containing monooxygenase, whose protein sequence is MTQVVDVVVIGGGQSGLAAGYRLRRLGLDFAVLDAQPTPGGAWQHTWDSLHLFSPAAYSSLPGRLMPPQSGETYPDAAHVVSYLTDYEQRYDLPLHRPVRVAGVHRDGELLRVETDSGTWRAGAVISATGSWSRPFVPDVPGRTEFQGAQLHTVEYRSPRDFAGRRVIVVGVGNSGAQIAADLAYDTHLTWVTLREPRYLADDIDGRALFDVATARRRALDEGRTDTGGVASLGDIVAVPPVRAARDAGLLKAQPMFTRLTATGVAWADGMRAEADAIIWCTGFRPALSHLAPLGLRGLRGHIPTAGTQATGEPRLHLLGYGDWTGPASATLIGVGRPAREAARRIADLLH, encoded by the coding sequence GTGACCCAGGTCGTGGACGTGGTGGTGATCGGCGGTGGCCAGTCCGGGCTCGCCGCCGGTTACCGCCTGCGCCGCCTGGGCCTGGACTTCGCCGTCCTCGACGCCCAGCCGACGCCGGGCGGCGCCTGGCAGCACACCTGGGACTCCCTCCACCTCTTCTCCCCGGCCGCGTACTCCTCCCTGCCCGGCCGCCTCATGCCCCCGCAGTCAGGCGAGACGTACCCGGACGCCGCCCACGTCGTCTCGTACCTCACCGACTACGAGCAGCGGTACGACCTCCCCCTCCACCGGCCCGTACGCGTGGCCGGTGTCCACCGTGACGGCGAACTCCTGCGCGTCGAGACCGACTCCGGTACGTGGCGGGCCGGGGCGGTCATCAGCGCCACCGGCAGCTGGTCCCGCCCCTTCGTGCCCGACGTGCCCGGGCGTACGGAGTTCCAGGGCGCCCAGCTCCACACGGTGGAGTACCGCAGCCCGCGTGACTTCGCCGGGCGGAGGGTGATCGTGGTCGGGGTCGGCAACTCCGGCGCGCAGATCGCCGCCGACCTCGCGTACGACACGCACCTGACCTGGGTCACCCTGCGCGAGCCCCGCTATCTCGCCGACGACATCGACGGCCGTGCCCTCTTCGACGTGGCCACGGCCCGCCGCCGCGCCCTCGACGAAGGCCGCACCGACACCGGCGGAGTGGCCTCCCTCGGTGACATCGTCGCCGTCCCGCCCGTCCGTGCCGCCCGCGACGCGGGCCTGCTCAAGGCCCAGCCGATGTTCACCCGCCTCACCGCGACCGGGGTCGCCTGGGCCGACGGCATGAGGGCGGAGGCGGACGCGATCATCTGGTGCACCGGCTTCCGCCCCGCTCTCTCCCACCTCGCGCCACTCGGCCTGCGCGGCCTCCGGGGCCACATCCCCACGGCCGGCACCCAGGCGACCGGCGAACCCCGACTCCACCTTCTCGGGTATGGCGACTGGACCGGCCCCGCCTCCGCCACCCTCATCGGCGTCGGCCGCCCTGCCCGCGAAGCCGCCCGGCGGATCGCGGATCTGCTGCACTGA
- a CDS encoding MIP/aquaporin family protein, giving the protein MTATEPVASDAIAADTSPQPVPGATPPRTPLVARAAAELVGTAALVAIVVGSGIQATDLTDDVALQLLANSTATVFGLGVLIALLGPVSGAHFNPAVTLAEWWTAHRGGAGVNARELAVYVPAQIVGAILGAVLADAMFGEPLVKWSTHDRSAGHLLLGEVVATAGLILLIFGLARTDRLRFAPVAVASYIGAAYWFTSSTSFANPAVTIGRAFTDTFAGIAPGSVPAFIGMQLIGAAVGLALVAVIFVRGRTDAE; this is encoded by the coding sequence GTGACCGCCACCGAGCCCGTCGCGAGTGACGCCATAGCCGCCGACACGTCGCCGCAGCCCGTACCCGGCGCCACCCCGCCCCGTACCCCGCTCGTCGCCCGGGCCGCCGCCGAGCTCGTCGGCACCGCCGCCCTGGTCGCGATCGTCGTCGGCTCCGGCATCCAGGCCACCGACCTCACCGACGACGTGGCGCTGCAACTGCTCGCGAACTCCACCGCCACCGTCTTCGGCCTCGGCGTGCTGATCGCTCTGCTCGGCCCGGTCTCCGGTGCGCACTTCAACCCGGCCGTCACCCTGGCCGAGTGGTGGACCGCCCACCGGGGCGGTGCCGGTGTGAACGCCCGTGAGCTCGCCGTGTACGTCCCCGCCCAGATCGTCGGCGCGATTCTCGGGGCGGTCCTGGCCGACGCGATGTTCGGCGAGCCGCTGGTGAAGTGGTCCACGCACGACCGCTCCGCCGGGCATCTGCTCCTCGGCGAGGTGGTGGCGACGGCCGGTCTGATCCTGCTGATCTTCGGCCTGGCTCGTACGGACCGGCTCCGCTTCGCGCCGGTCGCGGTCGCCTCGTACATCGGCGCCGCCTACTGGTTCACCTCGTCCACGTCGTTCGCCAACCCGGCGGTGACGATCGGACGGGCGTTCACCGACACCTTCGCCGGCATCGCGCCCGGCTCGGTGCCCGCGTTCATCGGGATGCAGCTGATCGGCGCGGCCGTGGGCCTGGCGCTGGTCGCGGTCATCTTCGTGCGCGGTAGGACGGACGCGGAGTGA
- a CDS encoding helix-turn-helix transcriptional regulator: MMTSVDTDLIRVLGDPLRLQIVTLLARETLCTTHLVEETGAKQTNLSNHLRVLREAGVVETEPCGRFTYYRLKPDVIEQIAGQFAALAQTARLTAEANFKRSCP; the protein is encoded by the coding sequence ATGATGACGTCAGTCGACACTGATCTGATCCGGGTGCTGGGTGACCCCCTGCGCCTTCAGATCGTGACCCTGCTCGCCCGCGAGACGCTGTGCACCACTCACCTGGTGGAGGAGACCGGCGCCAAGCAGACCAACCTCTCCAACCACCTGAGGGTCCTGCGCGAGGCCGGGGTAGTGGAGACGGAGCCCTGCGGCCGGTTCACCTACTACCGGCTCAAGCCGGACGTCATCGAGCAGATCGCCGGCCAGTTCGCCGCACTCGCGCAGACCGCGCGCCTGACCGCCGAGGCGAACTTCAAGCGTTCCTGCCCCTGA
- a CDS encoding arsenate reductase ArsC, with product MPETPPASVLFVCVHNAGRSQMAAGFLRHLAGDRVEVRSAGSLPGDRVNPAAVAAMAEVGIDISGQKPKVLTSEAAQASDYVITMGCGDACPYFPGKTYLDWQLDDPAGQGVEAVRPIRDEIKTLVEGLIADIDARKA from the coding sequence ATGCCCGAGACCCCGCCCGCCTCCGTGCTCTTCGTCTGCGTGCACAACGCCGGCCGCTCCCAGATGGCCGCCGGCTTCCTGCGCCACCTCGCCGGAGACCGCGTCGAGGTCCGCTCCGCGGGCTCCCTCCCGGGCGACCGGGTCAACCCCGCCGCCGTGGCCGCCATGGCCGAGGTCGGCATCGACATCTCCGGCCAGAAGCCCAAGGTCCTCACCTCCGAGGCAGCCCAGGCCTCCGACTACGTCATCACCATGGGCTGCGGCGACGCCTGCCCGTACTTCCCCGGCAAGACCTACCTCGACTGGCAGCTGGACGACCCCGCCGGCCAGGGGGTCGAGGCCGTCCGCCCCATCCGTGACGAGATCAAGACCCTCGTCGAGGGCCTGATCGCCGACATCGACGCCAGGAAGGCATGA